One Amaranthus tricolor cultivar Red isolate AtriRed21 chromosome 1, ASM2621246v1, whole genome shotgun sequence DNA window includes the following coding sequences:
- the LOC130820979 gene encoding protein trichome birefringence-like 42: MELTSSVNDTWKYFAAGSFAGFFLLLLLAYQTHPYTNLLAAPNSVVDLTPLLGHIDAANASPAANPILQDRADDLGEAGAANSSTAAKPVLQGPADDLGETDAANSSTVAEPVLQDSADSFDTDAMNLNISVEESEKKSEKKCDIFEGKWVYKPEEDPGYDSVRCPFIEEKMSCRKNGRPDFKYENWRWEARDCDIPVFNGTYMLERLRNKRVILAGDSLNRNMWESLACLLYSSIPSSTVEVQAVNPVYKVLKAKEYNCTVEFYWSPFLVEFVEKHVSGKKVLVLDKLSQNSMEWLGADVMVFNSGHWWLHGGKMKSWDVFEYEGKLVKEMPIELAYERAMTTWAKWMKKKNIDPRKTNVFFRSLSAVHQTSQDWCYNATQPITDDSYITQAHHSDTLVEVIQRVIQGIKKIPVKYLNISKLSQYRRDAHPSIYRSSQWKVLIKKFEDNLAGYADCSHWCLPGLPDTWNRLLYALLFFDANVDNFSS; the protein is encoded by the exons ATGGAGCTTACTTCGTCTGTAAATGATACATGGAAGTATTTTGCTGCTGGAAGCTTTGCTGGCTTCTTCCTGCTGCTTCTTTTAGCCTATCAAACACACCCATATACTAACTTATTAGCTGCACCAAATTCGGTCGTAGACTTGACTCCATTATTGGGTCACATTGATGCAGCTAATGCTAGTCCAGCAGCCAACCCAATTCTGCAGGACCGTGCTGACGATTTGGGTGAGGCCGGTGCAGCTAATTCTAGCACCGCGGCCAAGCCTGTTCTGCAGGGTCCTGCTGATGATTTGGGTGAGACTGATGCAGCTAATTCAAGTACTGTTGCCGAGCCTGTTTTGCAGGACAGTGCTGATAGTTTTGACACTGATGCAATGAATTTGAATATTTCAGTAGAGGAATCAGAGAAAAAGAGTGAAAAGAAATGTGATATATTTGAAGGGAAATGGGTGTACAAACCAGAAGAAGATCCTGGGTATGATTCAGTTCGGTGTCCTTTTATTGAGGAGAAGATGAGTTGTCGAAAAAATGGAAGACCGGATTTTAAGTATGAGAATTGGAGGTGGGAAGCTAGGGACTGTGATATACCAGT GTTTAATGGAACATATATGCTAGAGAGGCTAAGAAACAAGAGAGTGATTTTAGCAGGGGATTCACTAAACAGAAATATGTGGGAGTCATTAGCATGTCTTTTGTATTCCTCCATTCCATCATCTACTGTTGAAGTTCAAGCTGTAAATCCAGTTTATAAAGTTTTGAAAGCCAAG GAATATAATTGTACAGTTGAGTTTTATTGGAGTCCTTTTCTAGTGGAATTTGTTGAAAAGCATGTGAGTGGTAAAAAAGTTCTGGTGCTCGACAAGCTTTCACAAAATTCTATGGAGTGGTTAGGGGCTGATGTTATGGTGTTCAATTCAGGACATTGGTGGCTTCATGGGGGCAAAATGAAGTC ATGGGATGTGTTTGAATACGAGGGAAAACTAGTGAAGGAAATGCCAATTGAGTTAGCATACGAACGAGCAATGACAACATGGGCAAaatggatgaagaagaagaatattGATCCTAGAAAAACAAATGTGTTTTTCAGGAGTCTTTCAGCAGTGCACCAAACATCACAAGACTGGTGCTATAATGCAACACAACCTATAACAGATGACTCCTACATAACACAAGCCCACCATTCGGATACATTGGTAGAGGTAATCCAAAGGGTGATACAGGGAATTAAGAAAATACCCGTAAAATACTTAAATATCAGCAAATTGTCTCAATATAGAAGGGATGCTCATCCATCAATATATAGGAGTAGTCAATGGAAAGTTCTAATCAAAAAATTTGAAGATAATTTAGCAGGTTATGCCGATTGTAGTCATTGGTGTCTACCTGGATTGCCAGATACGTGGAATAGATTATTGTATGCTTTACTTTTCTTTGATGCTAATGTTGATAATTTTAGTTCTTAG